From Marinobacter alexandrii, one genomic window encodes:
- a CDS encoding sugar transferase — protein MPIFKLMRGSNLYLIVIKPAFDWFVGLILFIITLPLMLLIAIIIGLYYRSNPFFVQQRVGKNEELFSLVKFRSMQMADEELSVSKVGKFIRRTSLDELPQLWNVLKNEMSLVGPRPLLVEYLPFYNDQEKCRHYVKPGITGWAQVNGRNLIDWGKRMELDIYYVKNACFLFDIKILMKTVVELVRFSPTNFQDGKTITFSDYAKKR, from the coding sequence ATGCCTATTTTTAAGTTGATGAGAGGAAGTAATTTGTATCTTATAGTGATAAAGCCCGCATTTGATTGGTTCGTGGGATTGATTCTTTTCATTATTACTCTACCTCTAATGCTATTGATTGCCATCATTATTGGGTTGTATTATCGAAGTAATCCATTTTTTGTCCAGCAAAGAGTAGGAAAAAATGAGGAATTGTTTAGTCTCGTTAAGTTTCGATCAATGCAGATGGCGGATGAAGAACTTTCAGTATCCAAGGTTGGAAAATTTATCAGGAGAACTTCACTAGATGAATTGCCTCAGTTATGGAACGTTCTTAAAAATGAAATGTCATTGGTGGGACCCAGACCTTTACTTGTTGAATACTTACCCTTTTATAATGATCAAGAAAAGTGTAGACATTACGTGAAACCTGGAATAACTGGATGGGCGCAGGTTAATGGTCGCAACCTCATCGACTGGGGTAAAAGAATGGAGCTAGATATTTACTATGTTAAGAATGCTTGTTTTTTGTTTGACATAAAGATTTTGATGAAGACAGTGGTCGAGTTAGTTAGGTTTTCTCCAACTAATTTTCAGGATGGGAAAACGATTACATTCAGTGATTACGCAAAGAAGAGGTGA
- a CDS encoding ABC transporter permease → MPNSSQPPKLSLKLIRWFCKDELVEELQGDLEQYYAESSGSSFNGLKYWYQVFNYLRPSTLKSFKNSKSRTMFIFNPILTFRNLYRHLSTSLISLFGFTMGLVATIFLYFYIYSEITTDDFHADGDQIYRTIRVSEMNGTPYRIGVTSAPYAKALINDYPSDILSTTRVVSDDGLVEIANKKFLEDNIVFVDDNFFEFFTYPLKDGDKETVLATGNSAVLSSETAKKYFGDANPIGEIIRVDNEYEFIVSGVLSELPGNTHLDFNIILPISIFEGFDWFSGWWNNSLNTYVKIANPQVASNLEGQLDQFMEKYMGDDFARSGSRVGLELERLDDIYFNNETRYDTSKHGSFSSILTLGAVAIAILFIACFNYVNLSIAQSFMRAKEVGVRKVLGGSKWRLVFQFLSESLMILFLSIAISITLCELLDQAFNSFFGLDVVLNWVDTNVLIFFTSLVIIILLSSGVYPAFLLSSFKSVTILKGSKLTSGKNVGLRKALVITQFAISIFLIVASMLISVQTNYLNSKDLGFHKEAIVLVELNNSEIRSQREEFKNRLLANANIKGVTKISGAPGGFHDASSFEVTGLPETYRMRTLFTDTDYFDVMGIDMIAGRAFSKDISTDEEFTVILNKRSVVELGLEPEEVLGRKISMPGWDIENVPVIGVAADYHFSTLKDEIEPLAILSGGFHRRLAVKINMVNMKDGLLFMGQTFTELFPEYPMAYQFLDDSLKKLYEKEHQQARVFSAFSAVSIFLACLGIFGLATYAAQQRQKELGIRKILGATVQQIIGLISKEFVWLVLIASGISIPIVWYFIKEWLSGYAYRIEVIDHWYVFLIGGVLTVFIALLTVSIKTYKAAISDPTESIRNE, encoded by the coding sequence ATGCCTAATTCATCTCAACCACCGAAGCTTTCACTTAAACTAATCCGCTGGTTTTGCAAAGATGAGCTAGTAGAAGAACTGCAAGGGGACCTGGAGCAATATTATGCTGAATCTTCTGGCAGCTCATTCAATGGACTAAAATACTGGTATCAGGTTTTTAACTATCTGAGACCATCTACACTAAAATCTTTCAAAAACTCAAAATCAAGGACTATGTTTATTTTCAACCCGATTCTTACTTTCAGAAATTTGTATCGGCATCTATCCACTTCATTGATAAGCCTCTTTGGTTTTACGATGGGACTTGTCGCAACAATTTTTTTGTACTTCTACATTTACTCAGAGATTACAACGGATGACTTTCATGCAGATGGTGATCAGATTTATCGAACCATAAGAGTATCAGAAATGAATGGTACACCTTATCGAATAGGTGTGACGTCTGCTCCATATGCTAAAGCGCTTATCAATGATTATCCGTCTGATATTCTTTCGACTACCCGGGTTGTTTCGGATGATGGATTAGTTGAAATAGCAAATAAGAAATTTCTGGAGGATAATATCGTTTTCGTGGATGATAATTTTTTTGAATTCTTTACTTATCCATTAAAAGATGGCGATAAGGAAACAGTACTTGCTACAGGTAACTCAGCTGTTCTTTCTAGCGAAACAGCAAAAAAATACTTCGGGGATGCCAACCCAATTGGTGAAATCATTCGGGTGGATAACGAATACGAATTCATTGTTTCCGGAGTATTGTCTGAGCTTCCCGGAAATACGCACTTAGACTTTAACATTATTTTACCTATCTCTATTTTTGAGGGTTTTGATTGGTTTAGTGGGTGGTGGAATAATAGCTTAAATACCTATGTGAAGATAGCGAATCCTCAAGTTGCCTCTAATTTAGAAGGTCAGTTGGACCAATTTATGGAGAAATATATGGGAGATGATTTCGCCAGGTCAGGTAGTAGGGTGGGATTGGAACTTGAAAGACTAGATGATATCTATTTCAACAACGAAACTAGGTACGATACTTCTAAACATGGAAGTTTTTCTTCTATTCTTACACTCGGTGCTGTAGCCATAGCAATCTTGTTTATCGCATGCTTCAATTATGTCAACCTGTCTATAGCTCAATCGTTTATGCGTGCTAAAGAAGTAGGTGTAAGAAAAGTACTTGGTGGTTCCAAATGGCGATTAGTTTTTCAATTTCTTAGCGAGTCATTGATGATATTGTTCTTATCTATCGCGATATCCATCACATTGTGCGAATTGCTAGATCAGGCATTCAATTCTTTTTTTGGTTTAGACGTAGTGCTGAATTGGGTAGATACAAACGTGCTCATATTTTTTACTTCATTGGTCATCATTATACTGCTTAGCTCAGGGGTCTATCCGGCTTTTTTACTATCGTCGTTTAAGTCGGTCACTATCTTAAAAGGAAGTAAGTTGACTTCAGGAAAAAATGTTGGTTTGAGAAAGGCATTGGTTATTACACAGTTTGCGATCTCTATCTTCTTAATTGTAGCCTCCATGCTGATATCCGTTCAAACCAATTACCTCAATTCCAAAGACCTTGGTTTTCACAAAGAAGCGATTGTTTTAGTAGAATTGAACAATTCTGAAATTCGTTCTCAACGCGAGGAATTCAAAAACAGATTACTGGCTAATGCGAATATTAAGGGAGTGACGAAAATATCCGGAGCTCCCGGTGGTTTTCATGATGCTTCAAGCTTCGAGGTGACCGGATTGCCTGAAACCTATCGTATGCGCACGCTTTTTACTGATACTGATTATTTTGATGTCATGGGCATTGATATGATCGCTGGTAGAGCCTTTTCCAAAGATATAAGTACAGATGAAGAATTTACTGTGATATTAAATAAGCGATCCGTTGTGGAGTTGGGTTTAGAGCCGGAAGAAGTTCTTGGAAGAAAGATTAGTATGCCAGGATGGGATATTGAAAATGTACCTGTTATTGGCGTAGCTGCAGATTATCACTTTAGTACATTGAAGGATGAGATTGAACCTTTAGCTATTCTTTCAGGTGGATTTCACCGAAGACTGGCGGTAAAAATCAATATGGTAAACATGAAAGATGGATTGCTTTTCATGGGTCAAACCTTTACAGAACTTTTTCCTGAATATCCTATGGCATATCAGTTTTTGGATGACAGTCTAAAGAAACTATATGAGAAAGAACATCAACAAGCAAGAGTCTTTAGTGCTTTCTCAGCAGTCTCCATTTTTCTTGCATGCTTAGGTATTTTTGGATTGGCTACCTATGCCGCTCAGCAGAGACAAAAGGAGTTAGGTATACGAAAAATTCTTGGAGCTACAGTTCAGCAAATTATTGGATTGATTTCGAAGGAATTTGTATGGCTGGTATTGATTGCTTCCGGAATATCCATTCCCATCGTCTGGTATTTTATCAAAGAATGGCTAAGCGGATATGCGTATCGGATAGAAGTAATCGATCACTGGTATGTGTTTCTAATAGGTGGTGTACTAACTGTTTTTATCGCTCTTCTTACAGTCTCTATTAAGACATACAAAGCAGCCATATCTGATCCTACAGAGAGCATCAGAAATGAATAA
- a CDS encoding aminotransferase class I/II-fold pyridoxal phosphate-dependent enzyme, whose product MIYLSPPNVGKKELSEISHVIDSGWVSSVGSAIDEFEDLLADYYGDRSVLALNSGTSALHLALILSGVEEGDHVLVSSFTFAACANVILYERAVPIFIDSEEYTWNLDPEVLEDYLKNAKRLPKALIVTHLFGTPAEIEKVCRIAKKYCVRVIEDAAEALGAKVRDRQVGGFGDFGVLSFNGNKIITTSAGGALVCSEKDKEQGRYLASQANSGNHGYDHKVKGFNYRMSNVLAGIGLGQLNKLSFFIKKKRVIYDRYKEELSGFIEFGPESDDYSNRWLTTGLVKRVEVKGLIEALYEQDIESREVWKPLHLHEAYNAFKFYGTGKCEQIFQKGICLPSGTGLTESEQAYVIEKVREYCNQ is encoded by the coding sequence ATGATATATCTATCTCCACCAAATGTTGGAAAAAAAGAACTAAGTGAAATTTCTCATGTCATCGATAGTGGCTGGGTATCTTCGGTTGGTAGCGCCATTGATGAATTCGAAGATTTATTGGCTGATTATTATGGTGATAGAAGTGTGCTTGCATTAAACTCAGGTACTTCTGCTCTTCATCTAGCCCTAATTCTCTCTGGAGTAGAAGAGGGGGATCACGTGCTGGTCAGTAGTTTCACTTTTGCAGCATGTGCAAACGTCATACTTTATGAAAGAGCAGTTCCCATATTCATAGATAGTGAAGAGTATACCTGGAATTTAGATCCAGAGGTATTGGAGGACTATTTGAAGAATGCAAAACGATTACCAAAAGCACTTATCGTTACTCATCTATTTGGTACGCCAGCTGAAATTGAAAAAGTCTGTAGAATCGCAAAAAAGTATTGTGTAAGAGTTATAGAGGATGCAGCGGAGGCTCTGGGGGCTAAAGTACGGGATCGACAAGTTGGAGGTTTTGGAGATTTTGGTGTACTATCTTTTAATGGAAATAAGATTATCACCACAAGTGCGGGTGGCGCTTTGGTTTGTAGTGAGAAAGATAAGGAGCAAGGGAGGTACCTGGCTTCTCAGGCTAATTCAGGGAACCACGGCTATGATCATAAGGTCAAGGGGTTTAACTACAGAATGAGCAATGTCCTTGCTGGAATTGGATTAGGTCAACTGAATAAACTATCATTTTTCATTAAAAAGAAAAGGGTTATCTATGATCGTTATAAGGAAGAGCTTTCAGGTTTTATTGAGTTTGGCCCAGAGTCTGATGACTACTCAAATAGGTGGTTGACAACCGGGCTTGTTAAAAGGGTGGAGGTAAAAGGATTGATTGAAGCCCTTTATGAACAAGATATTGAATCCAGAGAAGTTTGGAAACCACTACATCTTCATGAAGCTTACAATGCTTTCAAGTTTTATGGTACTGGAAAGTGTGAACAGATTTTCCAAAAAGGAATATGCTTGCCTTCAGGAACTGGTTTAACAGAGAGTGAGCAGGCTTATGTAATAGAAAAGGTCAGGGAATATTGTAATCAATAA
- the arfB gene encoding alternative ribosome rescue aminoacyl-tRNA hydrolase ArfB — MNRVTISQIKNEIEISTARSGGPGGQHVNKVETKVILRFNVINSRSLTDIEKEIIKAAHETKLTKEGELIITSDEKRSQLKNKEIAFKKLDRLLTKAFVKKKIRKSTQPTKAAKKKRLDAKKKHSEKKKMRQKPI; from the coding sequence ATGAACCGAGTAACAATTAGTCAGATCAAAAATGAAATAGAGATATCTACTGCTCGAAGTGGTGGGCCTGGTGGACAGCATGTCAATAAAGTAGAAACTAAAGTCATTCTCAGATTCAATGTCATTAACTCTCGTTCGCTTACCGATATCGAGAAAGAAATAATCAAGGCTGCACATGAAACAAAACTCACCAAAGAAGGTGAGCTCATAATTACCTCTGACGAAAAGCGCTCCCAACTAAAAAACAAGGAAATTGCCTTCAAAAAATTAGACCGCCTACTAACTAAAGCCTTCGTTAAAAAGAAAATTCGTAAGTCAACACAACCAACCAAAGCAGCAAAAAAGAAGCGACTGGACGCAAAAAAGAAACATAGCGAAAAGAAGAAAATGAGGCAAAAACCAATCTAA
- a CDS encoding DUF2892 domain-containing protein translates to MKKNMGSADRVIRGIIAAVIAYLYFTNVIGGTLGLVLLILGVVFLLTSFISFCPLYAPFRLSTYRTKKDK, encoded by the coding sequence ATGAAAAAGAACATGGGATCTGCAGATAGAGTTATCCGAGGGATAATCGCTGCAGTCATAGCATATCTGTACTTTACCAATGTTATAGGTGGAACCTTAGGATTAGTACTCCTCATTTTAGGAGTCGTATTCCTACTTACAAGCTTTATCAGTTTCTGCCCGCTTTATGCTCCTTTCAGGCTCAGTACATATCGCACAAAAAAGGATAAATAA
- a CDS encoding SDR family oxidoreductase — protein MTKQALIIGGTSGIGKAIAEQLLNDGVTVHLVGRSPEKIDDNQQLIKYKTDITNSDDVKKLIDQIEQFNGLDYLVNASGIFDPKPFLDHSVEDYDSYLDLNRGFFFITQAAAKVMKNSNGGSIVNVGSMWAKQAVKATPSSAYSMQKAGLHSFTQHLAMELADHKIRVNAVSPAVVDTPVYHGVFGSEEAAKEALVGFNNFHPIGRNGTANDIASAIHFLLSDQSSWITGSILDIDGGVMAGRN, from the coding sequence ATGACAAAACAAGCATTAATTATTGGCGGCACAAGTGGTATAGGAAAAGCCATAGCAGAACAGTTACTCAATGACGGTGTAACTGTCCACTTGGTAGGAAGAAGTCCAGAAAAGATTGACGATAACCAACAACTGATCAAGTACAAGACTGACATCACCAATTCAGATGATGTAAAAAAACTTATTGATCAGATTGAACAATTTAATGGATTGGACTACTTGGTGAATGCCTCTGGTATTTTTGACCCCAAACCATTTTTAGACCATTCTGTAGAAGATTATGACTCCTATCTGGATTTGAACCGAGGGTTCTTTTTTATCACTCAAGCTGCTGCCAAAGTAATGAAAAACAGCAACGGAGGATCAATTGTAAACGTGGGATCAATGTGGGCTAAGCAAGCAGTCAAAGCAACACCTTCGTCCGCTTACTCTATGCAAAAGGCTGGACTTCATTCATTTACTCAACATCTCGCAATGGAGTTGGCAGATCACAAGATTCGAGTAAATGCCGTATCTCCAGCAGTAGTAGATACACCAGTTTATCACGGGGTATTTGGTAGCGAAGAGGCAGCCAAAGAAGCACTCGTAGGTTTCAATAACTTTCATCCCATTGGACGGAATGGTACCGCTAATGATATCGCTTCTGCAATTCACTTTTTACTGTCTGATCAATCCAGTTGGATCACAGGATCTATTTTGGATATTGATGGCGGTGTGATGGCTGGAAGAAATTAA
- a CDS encoding DUF6089 family protein — protein MKNLLSVFFLLTSLIATAQNFLSWQFNDRYFSVSLGTGTSTYLGELNNRNSINNNLSLISGGIEARLLNRVAARVDLSYFSLKGSDSNAGDSTFQRQRNLSFNSRNFHTQLHLIYYLKPYKGDYYKRWNFDPFLFSGVGYMKFNPTAELGGERYNLREAQTEGVQYKKWVTTIPIGIGGKFKVNEFFNVNLEISYHFTFTDYLDDVSDRYALEFQSTTSEFLSDRKDEIGVIDPEIYDQILPGAVRGNPDDNDSFLQISLRAEIFIPPNLFKKKKKAIIKKPSAY, from the coding sequence ATGAAAAATCTCCTCTCCGTATTTTTCTTACTTACAAGCTTAATTGCCACTGCTCAGAATTTCCTATCGTGGCAATTCAACGATAGATACTTTTCAGTTTCATTGGGAACTGGCACTTCTACCTATTTAGGAGAACTCAATAATCGGAACAGCATAAACAATAATCTTTCCTTAATTAGCGGAGGAATAGAGGCCAGGCTTTTAAATAGAGTGGCTGCAAGAGTTGACCTAAGTTACTTCTCATTAAAAGGATCCGATTCAAATGCGGGTGACAGCACATTCCAGCGTCAACGTAACCTCTCGTTCAATTCCAGAAATTTTCATACTCAACTACACCTCATCTATTATTTAAAACCCTATAAAGGTGATTATTATAAAAGATGGAATTTTGATCCATTCCTATTCTCAGGTGTAGGGTATATGAAATTTAATCCGACAGCAGAACTTGGAGGAGAACGATATAATCTTAGAGAAGCACAAACAGAAGGTGTTCAATACAAAAAATGGGTAACCACCATCCCTATTGGCATTGGTGGAAAATTTAAAGTGAACGAGTTCTTTAATGTAAACCTTGAAATATCTTATCACTTTACATTTACTGATTATCTAGATGACGTGTCGGATAGGTATGCACTTGAATTTCAAAGCACTACTTCAGAATTTTTGAGTGATCGTAAAGATGAAATTGGCGTAATCGATCCTGAGATTTATGATCAAATCCTGCCCGGAGCTGTAAGGGGTAATCCTGATGACAATGATAGTTTCTTGCAAATAAGCTTAAGAGCCGAAATTTTTATCCCTCCTAATCTTTTCAAGAAAAAGAAAAAAGCAATTATTAAGAAGCCTTCGGCTTATTGA
- a CDS encoding PadR family transcriptional regulator, protein MKGTNLGEFEELLLLVVLILQDEAYMLRIKDEIKKQVNRSISMGALHTTLTRLEKKDFLKSAMGGATQERGGRRKRIYELTADGKVTLNEVKEMRASLWNQVPSFELKFSHA, encoded by the coding sequence ATGAAAGGAACGAATCTTGGCGAGTTTGAAGAGTTACTACTTCTTGTTGTACTGATATTACAAGACGAGGCTTACATGCTTCGAATCAAAGATGAAATCAAGAAACAAGTTAATCGTTCGATTTCGATGGGAGCACTTCACACCACACTGACGAGGCTAGAAAAAAAGGACTTTCTTAAATCAGCAATGGGAGGAGCTACCCAGGAGCGAGGAGGGAGAAGAAAGCGAATCTATGAGTTGACCGCTGATGGAAAAGTAACATTGAATGAGGTGAAAGAAATGCGTGCCAGCCTCTGGAATCAGGTTCCGTCATTCGAACTAAAGTTTAGTCATGCCTAA
- a CDS encoding Crp/Fnr family transcriptional regulator has translation MDEIRQSLPFLSNELITKIKEVSTINEIPKDTEILREGQFVKVIPVVLSGLVKVFSRFGDKELLLYYIRPKESCIMSFASSLENDPSKVFAKTEEDSKVLLLPVKEVSNWIQQFPSINTLFYQQYNLRYSELLDTINHVIFDKMDKRLNDYLVEKSKLTKQHFIKISHRQIASELGTAREVISRVMKKLENEGKILQHSNGIEIKSW, from the coding sequence ATGGATGAAATACGTCAGTCCCTACCTTTTTTAAGCAATGAACTTATCACAAAGATCAAAGAAGTATCAACCATAAATGAGATACCAAAAGACACTGAAATCTTACGAGAGGGGCAATTCGTCAAGGTAATCCCGGTTGTATTATCTGGATTGGTTAAAGTGTTTTCTAGGTTTGGTGATAAAGAACTACTGCTCTATTATATAAGGCCAAAAGAAAGTTGCATTATGTCTTTTGCATCTAGTCTCGAAAATGATCCTAGCAAGGTATTTGCCAAAACAGAAGAAGACTCAAAAGTTCTTCTACTCCCCGTCAAGGAAGTCTCTAATTGGATTCAACAATTCCCTAGCATCAACACTCTTTTCTATCAACAATACAATTTGCGTTATAGTGAACTCTTAGACACGATTAACCATGTAATTTTTGACAAAATGGATAAGCGACTCAACGATTATCTTGTTGAAAAAAGTAAGCTTACCAAACAACACTTTATTAAGATCTCTCATCGTCAAATCGCTAGCGAGTTAGGTACTGCTCGAGAGGTTATTTCCAGAGTTATGAAGAAATTAGAGAATGAAGGTAAAATACTCCAACATTCCAATGGAATAGAAATTAAGTCCTGGTGA